One segment of Chroicocephalus ridibundus chromosome 25, bChrRid1.1, whole genome shotgun sequence DNA contains the following:
- the LOC134527068 gene encoding olfactory receptor 14J1-like → MAYDRYVAICKPLHYGTLLGSRACVHMAAAAWGSGFLYALLHTANTFSLPLCQGNALDQFFCEIPQILKLSCSHSYLREVGLLVVSACLIFGCFVFIVLSYVQIFRAVLRIPSEQGRHKAFSTCLPHLAVVSLFLSTAVFAYLKPPSISSPVLDLVVAVLYSVLPPALNPLIY, encoded by the coding sequence atggcctatgaccgctacgttgccatctgcaaacccctgcactacgggaccctcctgggcagcagagcttgtgtccacatggcagcagctgcctggggcagtgggtttctctatgctctcctgcacacggccaatacattttccctgcccctctgccagggcaatgccctggaccagttcttctgtgaaatcccccagatcctcaagctctcctgctcacactcctacctcagggaagttgggcttcttgtggtcagtgcctgtttaaTCTTcgggtgctttgttttcatcgtgctgtcctatgtgcagatcttcagggccgtgctgaggatcccctctgagcagggacggcacaaagccttttccacgtgcctccctcacctggccgtggtctccctgtttctcagcactgccgtgtttgcctacctcaagcccccctccatctcctccccagttctcgacctggtggtggctgtgctgtactcagtgttgcctccagcactgaaccccctcatctac